From the Sediminitomix flava genome, one window contains:
- a CDS encoding NAD-dependent epimerase/dehydratase family protein, with product MSTYRRNILITGGAGFIPASLAERLAEDPDNFLVLVDNFLTGRKENIPQRDNVKFIKCDVNVYNDIAPIMTAYKFDYVFHYAAVVGVKRTLDNPVMVLDDIKGIENILNLSKSTGVKRVFYSSSSEVYGEPVHLPQHEVTTPLNSRLPYAIVKNLGEAYCKSFYQEYGLEYTIFRFFNTYGPLQSTDFVMSKFISAAKQNKDITVYGEGNQTRTFCFIDDNLDATVKCLYEDKHVNDVVNLGNDKIVTILELAETIVKLTGSTSKIVHLPPLEEGDMTRRQPDIEKMRNLLGRDLLPLEEGINRVLESR from the coding sequence ATGAGTACTTACAGGAGAAATATTTTAATTACAGGTGGAGCAGGATTTATTCCAGCATCACTTGCGGAGCGTTTGGCAGAAGACCCAGATAACTTCCTTGTCTTAGTTGATAATTTTTTAACTGGGAGAAAAGAGAATATTCCACAAAGAGATAATGTCAAGTTTATAAAGTGTGATGTGAATGTCTATAATGATATCGCACCAATTATGACAGCTTATAAATTTGATTATGTTTTCCATTATGCTGCTGTTGTTGGGGTAAAACGTACCCTAGACAACCCTGTAATGGTTCTGGATGATATCAAAGGAATTGAAAATATACTTAACCTGTCTAAGAGTACAGGTGTAAAAAGAGTCTTTTATTCATCTTCTTCAGAGGTATATGGAGAGCCTGTGCATTTACCACAGCATGAGGTGACAACTCCTTTAAACTCTAGACTACCTTACGCTATCGTAAAGAACTTAGGAGAAGCATATTGTAAATCATTCTACCAAGAGTATGGTTTAGAATATACAATCTTCAGATTCTTTAATACTTACGGTCCATTGCAAAGTACAGACTTTGTAATGTCTAAGTTTATTAGTGCTGCTAAGCAAAATAAAGATATTACGGTTTACGGAGAAGGAAATCAGACTCGTACCTTCTGTTTTATCGATGATAATTTAGATGCTACTGTAAAATGCCTTTATGAAGATAAGCATGTAAATGATGTCGTAAACTTAGGTAATGATAAAATTGTAACAATTTTAGAGCTAGCAGAGACTATTGTAAAACTAACAGGTTCTACCTCTAAGATTGTACACCTACCACCATTGGAAGAAGGTGATATGACACGCCGTCAACCAGACATTGAAAAAATGCGAAACTTACTTGGTCGAGATTTATTACCACTAGAAGAAGGTATAAACAGAGTACTAGAATCAAGATAA